The sequence below is a genomic window from Hippocampus zosterae strain Florida chromosome 7, ASM2543408v3, whole genome shotgun sequence.
CACCTTAATACAACTCTGCCCCACAGAAACAAGACCTGCACTTTCAGGAGATCTGGACACTTGTCGCATTCGTTCAGCCTTCGGTTGTTTCCTACGTTGCTCTTCAAAAATCAGACCAGAGGTTTCAAGAAATCCGGACTCTGGTGCCGTCAGTTCAGCCTTCACTTGAAAACTAGGCTGCTGCTCAGAAACGGGGCCACTACTTTGCTTCAGCTCAGCCTTCACTTGTAAACCAGGTTGCTTCTTACCGATAGGACAGAGTCTTACAGGGGGTTTGGACTCTGTGAGCATCGGTTCGTTCTTCACTTGAAAAACAGGAGGAGGTTTGGTGAGCGAACCCAACTTTTCAGGAGGCCTGCATTTTGACTGCATCACCTCCTCTTTCACTTGGTTGACAGGTGGCACCAGAGAGACGGGACTGGAAACGGTCAGTTCTGGCGGACTATGAGAATTTCTGCGGGTGCCTTGCAGAGTGAGGAACACGCTATCTGAAGAGGAGCAAGAAACAGAGTCGGCATTCGAGTCCACACACAAATCCATGTTCTGTCCGCTCCGCTTCTCAGACGTCTGGGTTGCttcaaaaggcaaaaaacgttcAGAATGAATACATTAAGTGTGTCATTTGTCATCTCAAAGCGTTGATGTACCAGTTTGTTGTGATGTGACGACAGACTGACATGTGGCGCTCCGCAGCATGTTGAGAGCTTCGAACGATAGGAGGTACACAATTGATACATGGCACACGATAAAACCGGTCGTAAGTGACATTCAACAATACCTTCTCTGACCGGAGCTTTCCAAACTGACTCGTACAAGCCTTGAAAGAGGACTAAAACCTtcaggccccgccccccccccccccccaaaagaagtaTTTAGCACAAGGAGTGATTTGTGATGGTATGCTAAAGGCTACCTTTGCGTCCATCTTCTTGGATCGCTCCCGGGCAGCGACTTCAACCGCCATGTGGTTGAAGATGGTGAGTTTCATTTCCTCTCGTAGGTCGTCCTCATACCAAAATGAATTCATCAAATGAGGATAGGCCTTCagctgcaagaaaaaaataaaaataccggtaattaaaaaattGAAGTCTCGTCCTAAAAATGTGAGTAACAGAGTCAAGTGTCAAACACTCCCTTACCATGTACGTGAGCTGATGCTTTACGCTAACCACGTGCCGGCAGATGTCACCGACAGTGAATTTCTGGCTACAGCTCTCACACAAGTAGAACGAATTTTCAGACACCCCACGGCACTCGTACACAGATGCTAGACCTGACTGGGCAATCGCTTATTCATTAGTGTCTGCttatttgcatttctttttttgggggggggggtagtccaTGAGGGCCACTCCTACTCACCTAAGATTGGCTGGTCGAACAGTCCCCTCACCCACAAAAACATAGTCAAGTTACTTTCATTTCCTGTAACAAAAGCAACATCGGTGCATCATGTTCTTGCAGTGACCTCTGGGGTTAAAAAGAGAGGTAAAAGCCAACGGGTTCAAagtttggggaggaaaaaaaaaaaaaaaagaagtggtggtttataatccggaaaacaCGGTACCTGAAAGAAGGAGTGCCTGTGCAACATTGCCATCCTTGCGTTTTGCAATTGAATTTAGTGGTCCTGATCCATTAGATCCTTCCAGATCCTCACACATGCCTGGATTACCAATGTGTGGGTGTTCCGCTCCCGATAGCTCTGGAGGTGAGGGCCCATCTGAGCCTTCTGGAGTCTTCTTGACAGCCTTCAAGTCACAATCACCAATCGGAGGATCTAGGACCAAAGGGGTTGGTGGTGTGGGCTTGCCGCAGTCAGACAGATTCTTCTCAGTCTCCTTTGCATCCGCATCACCAATCTTTGGGTCAGGTCCCAACAACACTGATGCTGAGGGCTCGGTCAAGTCAGACAGATTCTCTTCAATGTCCATAAAGCCTGGATCACCAATCATTGGCTCTGGTTCCACCAATAGTGATGATGCGGGCTCAGAGCCTTGCAAATTCCTTTCAGTATCCTTTAAACATAGATCAGTTTGTGATTCTGCGCTGAATAAAACTGAAGTTGAGGGCTCAAAATCTTCCGGATACTTCTCGGCTAACTTTAAATCGGGATCATCAAAATCGTGGTTCTCACAAATCTCTTCGCCACATCGGAATCCATGGATGCTTTGAACAGTGGCTTCCGGCTCAGCAGCAGTGCCAACAAGGGCATCTGTGTCAAATGCCAAACAGAAAGATGAAACAAATAAAGATTGTCTACcatgtgctggggggggggggggggggggagaaacacCACTAAAAGGCATGTTCTACATCTTGTAATTGTCTTCTTCAAACTAACTATCAAAATAAAACTGGAACAGCGCCAAGTCAAAACGCCCTAGGGCGAATCATTCATGccattattaactcattcagtaccagccaattctagaccaagtctgaaaagacgtttaaaaacgtctttgggagtgaataagtTAATTAGAAAGTCAAACAGTCAAAAGAAACCCAAATACACCTTTAAGAAAATCCCAATCGATTGCCTAGCCATTTTCACCAATGCTATTGctaaacttattttttttaagcctcgTCATTCATCAACAAAACGGGTCTCCGTCAGTGAGTGACTAACGACCCTTCCGTCAGTAATGACGTAATGCCCATTGCCATTAACTATTTAGAAACCAAAAGAACCCGCCACGCTACTATTCCGCCTCTCTGTCTCCAGGGTGTGAAACATCACAAAATTCAATTACCATCATCTTCCGGGCTTGAAGCTCCTTGCGAGGAGGCAAAATAAATCTGTTGTTCTACAGGCACCAAAGCGTTGGATGAGACCTGGAATTGAGCCTCCAATCTCTGTAAAGCTGACGATCAAGACAAACCATGATTTTAGCTTCCATCATCTGTACCGCTCGTCCTGCAACCAAGGACGGCTCAAAAAGGTGTTGCGCCTGACTTTTCTCTCATTTACCTTGGGCCTCTGGGAGACTAGACAGCTCATTGTACTTGTCGTTGGTCACCGCTATTGTCTAGCAGCACAGACAAGACCAAGGGTCCATTTGGCAAAAAGACAAGATGGGAGTCCATTTGTCTTTGGACATCCAAAATGCGTTTGTATTTGTTAAAATGCACTTCACTTACCTGGATCTTCCGAAGTCCCAGACACTTCTCGACCTCAGCCATGTTGAATGCAAACTTCTCTTGGTTGATGCTTGCCAAGTTCTCGTCGTTCAGCTCTGGGAACCTCCGTTTCTTGTTGGAGGATGTAACGGCACACGGTCAACATCTGACGTATGGTGTGCTTTTTCTGACTTGGGCGCACATACCATGTAGTTGTGCATGTGAATGTTTTCCGTAGGGTGACTTGAGCGACCCAATCTGACGTGGCACAGAGTGCAATAGGACTGCTTCCTTCCATCGCTGTTAACTGCAACTATAAAGCCGAGGCCTAAAGATAAAACGTCAAATTAACAAAATTGTCACAAGGACCAAGTGATACAGAGGCGCTGAACAACAACACTCACCGACTTTTGGAACGGTCGCCTTCGATTTGCTATGCGGTCGATTGGCTGATGAGGTTGCGTGGACGGCAGGACAAGGGCAGCACTTGCAGAACTGTGGTTCTGGATCAGCAAGGGATCCCCCGGTGTTGTTGTTCTTCATTTTCTTGGAAGAGACCAGAGATTTTCTGGATCTAACCGCTGGAGTCGCTCCTGGGGCTTGAGACCGGACCGACGATTTAAacgctgcgtttttttttacgGCTGCCAAATGAGAGTGTCGCACAGTTTCTCTACCGGATCCAACTTCAGGTTCTTTGTGGCCTAATCCTGACATGCTGAATGAAGATTTGAGGCTGGAGTCAGATGCTATTAACTTGGAGGTCGAGACGGCACAGCGAGCGCCTGATGCACAGGGCCTGGAAGTCGTCACAGATGCACTAAAAGTAGAGGTTGACGCGCCTTGAACGGTATTCGATGCCGTGGGTTTAGTGGTGGTTGCGGCATGGATGGCGGTCACTCCCGGGTGCTTGGCCGCGGTTGCACATTTGACGGCTGCGGTTGGATTTGAAGGTGCAGTCACCGTAGAAATCGGAAGAGCCTGGATGCTGCTCAGTCTTGTGGACTTTGCCGCAACTCCAGAGGATGTTGGAATAAAACTAGTAACAGCTGCTGCAGTGGACTTTCCGGTGGTTGCAATCGCACCGGAGTACACTGCTGAAGTCGCAGTGGAATATGTTGCTGTATCTCTACAGGATTGGCAGCTACTGGCAGAGGGCGCAATGGACTTTGCTGTGGTTGGAGGTGGATTCAAGGAGGTTGCCGTAACACCGCAGGATTTCGTGAAAGTGGAAGTAGGGGCTACGAGTTTTGGAGCGCAGGAGTAGGTATGCACGGTTCCATTTGCACTTGAGGTGGTTGTCGTCGCTGTCTTGACCTTTGAAGTATAAGTGGTGGTCGATGTTGTGGACTTGAATGCAGTGATTTGGGAGGTGGTATCAGTGCAGGCGGCCATAGGTACTGCAGCCTTGTCTGGATTTGTTTCGTAGGTGGTCTCAGTCTGCTTTTGGTCCGAATTCTCATATTTTAGCTTTGGCTTTTCTTCACGTGTTATTTCTCTGGAGCCCCTTCGTTGTCTTTTACAGCCAACCTTGTCATCGTGAGCATCCATCGACCTctttcgctcaccttcctctttTGCGGATGTCAAAACATGGCCGCTAATTCGGAGTCCTGTCTGATTCACAGTCTTTTGGGGTCCCGAGGTCCCATTACCGTCAGTGGGATTTCTGCTGGGGATCTTTGAAGGGGGCGGCGTCATTTTGCGCGTCACGCTGTACTCAGAGGTCAATGATGTTCCTTTGGGGACTTGAAGGAAACAGTTCAAAAGCCCTCAATTAGATCTGGCAGTAAGAAAACTGGACTGTCGTTTTGTTTTAACCAAGCATGTTAATCACCTTGGACAAAAAGTTTCGAatcgggacaaaaaaaaatgttgttcagacagagcaggggagATTGAATAATACATACCttggacctaaaaaaaaaattgggaaccgtattttccgcacgataggGTGCATTTGTtgaagctccgaaaaaaggagagctgtgatgttcatttttttttttaaacagtctcaacaaatacaggtatgcCTTTGTCCGtctttcttccgttcgactcgagaggcgttcaagactgcctccgaaaaacgtaaactaatgattacttcaatgaaactacgaaaatgatATATCacaactgaaaagcaagcgaggatatcacaaattctatagattgttttttttttttttagcttaccCAACCGTGCGTGTGATAGGAAGAGGGGTATAAGCGGACCCTTGCTCGTCCTCCTCAGTGCTGCACTCAGGATTAATTTCACTGACGAGCAAACGGAAAAGGAAAACAGCGGCACCAAGTCAATGACATTAAACGTGCGACTCCAAAAAGTGACAAAGTGCGACTGTAAAACGTCACGTTTCAAATTTGGAAACTAAATCACCTCTGGCGTAGTTGCAAGGTTCCCTGATGGGCCGATCCAACTTGATTTTCTGTGTAAAAGACAAGAGTTAGTCAGAGACTTGTCGTTGTGATTCGGAAGTCTTGCTTTGCCAGACCTGTATATCCGATATTCTGTGAATACGTGCGGCCTGGCTTGCAAGATCCAGTAAAATCTTTGTCCCGCAATTGGCCATCAGCGAGCCAGGATGGAAACGGTCCTTTAATTGAGCACAAACCCAACGGCCACAATCAATGTTCAATGCCGTTCGGAATTCAACCGTAAAAACATTCAGGGCGAGCGAAAGCACTCACGAGAAACATGGTGACGTGTTCCCAGCTGAAAGCGTGCGCGTGACCCTCTTGCTCCGTCAGCCGCCTTCCACACAGCAGACACAGCAACGAATCGTAGGTGGAGTTGCAGGCCGCGTCGTGGGCCTCGTGCGACACAATAAAATTTCGCCCTGCCATGGTAAAATGTTCAGCGCCCCTCGGGGAAGAACCAACGTTTCGCCAATTTGCTACTGCTTTCTTACTCACCCAAAAGTGGGTAAGTCCCATGTTTGTGGTGTCGGCTGAAGTTTTGGCACAGTAGCACTGAAAAGATGCGACAACCCTTGCTCATGTTAGTGAGATGAAACATGACGTCGGGTTACGCAAGGTTCACATCAAGCGCTCTCTGCTGCAGAGCAGCTCTGTGTGCTTTTTGTAAAATGCTGCGTTTTCAAAGAGTAAGACGCGAGAACCTCGTCTTTGCCCCTCGTAAATTTAGATCGGATCATTGCCAAGGAATTTGAGCCTTTGCACAGACGCAGCCTTAACATCGTGCAACACGGGGCGTGAAGCCGCACAAATGGTGGCATGCATCTACCTTGTTCAAGAGTAAGAGTTGGTATGCGCGGTTCCGTTTAGGTCACGGCAATGTGCCACTTTTAGAGTTCTGATCCCACCGTTGGCAGCCATGCAAATATTGCAATGCCAACTAGCAGGTTGTCAAATCATTCATGTCTCACGGATCAACGGAACAAATTCTTTTGACACGCTACACAACATGCCATGCACATGGAATGAATTTTACACGCGACCGGTTagaaactcattcagtaccagccaattctagaccaagtctgaaaagacgtttaaaaacgtctttgggagtgaatgagttaaaatggcGACACACCATGCGTTAAAATTAGCACCAACTATATACTAGAACTGTTGTACGAGTTGATATTTTTGGATGCCAACCTTTCTGGTAATTTGGTGGATTGAGATCTTGAAACACTGAGCAGGGAAAATCCATCACCTGGGAGAGAGGTGAAACAAATTACAATTTTGCGAGATAAAATGGatgtgggttattttttttaagtatttgtgTCACTTAAggaaaaataaagtattttttttaaccttcagaACCACCTGACACCaccctcttttcttctcctccgccTCCAACTCTGACTGCAACGATTTCCTTTCCGGAACTTGTCGCCAACCAAACGGCAGCCGCCAGGGATTTAGATGCAACTACCGTGTCAAAAGTAAAATTCACAGTgactaagaaaaaaataaagtaacagGTTTTTAAGGGCGAGCATAAATTATTCGTTTGCAAAAAAGCTGACCAGAGTTTGCAGGAGGTGCCCGTGCGAATCCAAGTGTTTTATCAGTAACGACGCCGGAAAAGCATCCTGGCAAGCACAACAGACGCAAACGGCTTTGGATGCGGCCTCCGAGCTGTGCCAAAACATCATCATGGATGCACCTAGTTAACAAACGCGAATGACGATGACGTGGTTGTCAGAGCCAAAGTGGACACGGCGAAACGGATCGTCACCTGGCACGGAGCGCTTGTCCAGTTGCTGGAATATCCCCTTCTCCAGCGTCAGACCTAACGGACGAGGCGTACGTTTAAAATGTGAAACCGATGACCGTGAAATTGATGTTCTCACTGGCTCACGGTGCTCAGCAACTTTGCGCACTTTCAGCCACCGCCGCCACGTGGTCGcaatctttccttccttccgtgTCAGACGATGAGTGACCGTTACCATGGCTGGGGAGGCGCTTCATCCtctagaacaaaaaaaaaatctaatgatcCAACCACATGATCCCAGGGATTCAATGTAACAGACGCACCATTTTGTGATTCTTATTGTGCACGTGCTGGAAATATTGCTCCGGCGTGTCCAACTTGATATTGCAGTTCTGCAAATTATGGagaagtgatttttattttattttttccaaagcaCGGTGAATTTACAAACGGGTATCCCGAATTGCCACCTCTACCACTGCACGGTACCTTCCAGACTTGACTAAAGGCGCCCTAACAAACTTCATACGCTGCTGCTGGTCACTCGatgtgtaccggtaattgtacCTTTTGAGGTTACATTGCTAGAAATGCTAACTatggcatcccccccccctccactttcCCCGATAAAAGGCTCCTTTCCACAGCCTTGATCTCCTCTATTAGGTCTCA
It includes:
- the LOC127604087 gene encoding uncharacterized protein LOC127604087; this translates as MHSLSGFVRLPSLLEGGSEKSHKTYCQNCNIKLDTPEQYFQHVHNKNHKMRMKRLPSHGNGHSSSDTEGRKDCDHVAAVAESAQSLTLEKGIFQQLDKRSVPGASMMMFWHSSEAASKAVCVCCACQDAFPASLLIKHLDSHGHLLQTLLHLNPWRLPFGWRQVPERKSLQSELEAEEKKRGWCQVVLKVMDFPCSVFQDLNPPNYQKVLLCQNFSRHHKHGTYPLLGRNFIVSHEAHDAACNSTYDSLLCLLCGRRLTEQEGHAHAFSWEHVTMFLDRFHPGSLMANCGTKILLDLASQAARIHRISDIQKIKLDRPIREPCNYARVKLILSAALRRTSKGPLIPLFLSHARLVPKGTSLTSEYSVTRKMTPPPSKIPSRNPTDGNGTSGPQKTVNQTGLRISGHVLTSAKEEGERKRSMDAHDDKVGCKRQRRGSREITREEKPKLKYENSDQKQTETTYETNPDKAAVPMAACTDTTSQITAFKSTTSTTTYTSKVKTATTTTSSANGTVHTYSCAPKLVAPTSTFTKSCGVTATSLNPPPTTAKSIAPSASSCQSCRDTATYSTATSAVYSGAIATTGKSTAAAVTSFIPTSSGVAAKSTRLSSIQALPISTVTAPSNPTAAVKCATAAKHPGVTAIHAATTTKPTASNTVQGASTSTFSASVTTSRPCASGARCAVSTSKLIASDSSLKSSFSMSGLGHKEPEVGSGRETVRHSHLAAVKKNAAFKSSVRSQAPGATPAVRSRKSLVSSKKMKNNNTGGSLADPEPQFCKCCPCPAVHATSSANRPHSKSKATVPKVGLGFIVAVNSDGRKQSYCTLCHVRLGRSSHPTENIHMHNYMKRRFPELNDENLASINQEKFAFNMAEVEKCLGLRKIQTIAVTNDKYNELSSLPEAQALQRLEAQFQVSSNALVPVEQQIYFASSQGASSPEDDDALVGTAAEPEATVQSIHGFRCGEEICENHDFDDPDLKLAEKYPEDFEPSTSVLFSAESQTDLCLKDTERNLQGSEPASSLLVEPEPMIGDPGFMDIEENLSDLTEPSASVLLGPDPKIGDADAKETEKNLSDCGKPTPPTPLVLDPPIGDCDLKAVKKTPEGSDGPSPPELSGAEHPHIGNPGMCEDLEGSNGSGPLNSIAKRKDGNVAQALLLSGNESNLTMFLWVRGLFDQPILGLASVYECRGVSENSFYLCESCSQKFTVGDICRHVVSVKHQLTYMLKAYPHLMNSFWYEDDLREEMKLTIFNHMAVEVAARERSKKMDAKVLVLFQGLYESVWKAPVREALNMLRSATCQSVVTSQQTATQTSEKRSGQNMDLCVDSNADSVSCSSSDSVFLTLQGTRRNSHSPPELTVSSPVSLVPPVNQVKEEVMQSKCRPPEKLGSLTKPPPVFQVKNEPMLTESKPPVRLCPIGKKQPGLQVKAELKQSSGPVSEQQPSFQVKAELTAPESGFLETSGLIFEEQRRKQPKAERMRQVSRSPESAGLVSVGQSCIKVKSEVIPKDDGSPKTTGVVSGAWPGYQINTEPLVKERSFPLPTASLLTMPQLCQVKDKMSLSSCGSSSTPIPRSKPAPSSKVKDDPELSECKPLLATPLATKLHSSFLVKGGACSEDVAAPETMGPTIPQYKFLHTRKREALESLGELIRICTSKTNL